A genomic segment from Hemitrygon akajei chromosome 27, sHemAka1.3, whole genome shotgun sequence encodes:
- the LOC140717101 gene encoding large ribosomal subunit protein eL42-like — protein sequence MVNVPKTCRTYCKKCRKHQPHKVTQYKKGKDSLYAQGKRRYDRKQSGYGGQTKPIFRKKAKTTKKIVLRLECVDPGCRSKKMLAIKRCKHFELGGDKKRKGQVIQF from the coding sequence ATGGTTAACGTGCCGAAGACCTGCAGGACATACTGCAAGAAATGTCGTAAGCACCAGCCCCATAAGGTGACCCAGTACAAGAAGGGAAAGGATTCCTTATATGCACAGGGTAAGAGGCGTTATGACAGAAAGCAGAGTGGTTATGGTGGACAGACAAAACCTATTTTTCGTAAAAAGGCCAAGACCACAAAGAAGATTGTGCTGAGACTGGAGTGTGTGGACCCCGGCTGTCGCTCCAAGAAAATGCTGGCCATCAAGAGATGCAAGCACTTTGAGCTTGGAGGAGACAAGAAGAGAAAGGGCCAAGTCATCCAGTTCTAA